In Glycine max cultivar Williams 82 chromosome 4, Glycine_max_v4.0, whole genome shotgun sequence, the genomic stretch gattaaacaagattataaaattattttatattatcaatgtataatcattaaattcaaataatagaAATATGCAACCATCATTTTTACCTTTATAGATATTTATTTGCTTGGATAAGTTTTTGGAaagcatttcattttttttcttattttctttttctagttgTTACCTAAACAAATATTTCTCGCGCTCCTCCCCTCTCTCTTTACCTCTTAGTATATATGCTCTGCACTGACTTTGGCGCATGACAATACTGCATCCAAATCTTTATGAACTTGGTTTTCTTtttgagaaataaaagaaatggagAGCAGCCTCTACGACTTTTACTATTCAGCCACTTACTCAGACGAGTCAACAATGGCTCCATTTGCGCCGTCTAACAAGCCTGTCTTTGGGAAGGAAGAGGATGTTTCAAAAGTACTTCGTGCTAAAGTTGCTTCCCATCCTCTATTTCCTCACCTCCTTCATGCCTACATGGATTGCCACAaggttatatttatataaaatgtgAATGATACATATTTCCAATTTTCAAGTGTCATATATTGATTTTAGAGTGCTTTAGGGACCAAAAAAACCCTCTTTAAAATGGTCAATTAATCATCACTAATAAGATGTACTTATGTAGTGTTGTACTTAGTGAAGTTAATTATATGttgtgttaattttattttattttttattatgactAATTTCTGTGTTTTAATTTTCAGGTGGGAGCGCCGCAAGATGTGGCACACCTATTAGAAGGAATCAAAGGAGAGCATACATCTGGGGTGTGTCAGATATCTGAATCTGAAGGCTTCTTGGGTACGGATCCCGAGCTTGATGATTTCATGGTAtaatttcttcttaaaaaaattcaataactaattaaatCACAAACCCTAATCAAGTTTCTCTCACCTTAATATGTTGCATATTGAAGGGAACGTTTTGCGATTTATTGGTGAAGTACAAATCAGATCTTTTAAAGCCCTTTAACGAGGCAACAATGTTCCTCAACCTCATGGAAACTCAGCTTCACTCCATCTGTAACAACACTCCTCCTCAACCtggtctctctctttctctctttcagaTCTCTCTCGACACTTGTTGGCTAATATGATTATCTgttcctatttttattttttatgtcgataaatattaattgttaatatttttagttttttattttcatgtattctctaatttttgaaattaatccaTACATGTGTTATGGTCACAAGCTATTTGcaccaaattaataaaataatatgggAAACAAATCaacattcataaaaataataataatgagattAAGGTTAGCAGGTTAGACAAAAGGTCCTAAAGCACGTTTGAGGAACTTGCTGGCACACATGGATGCACTGTAGTGAGTCACGTGGTTTGTGTTTGCTTTGGTAGCCATGTTATGTTATACGTACTCCTCTTGCTTCCTTCATGATAAGATTCATTTAATTACCCTCTCTAGCTAAGGACATTTTATATGTGTATACTACTCTCTGCTGAGcaaagagtatatatatatatatatgccgaGGGCTGCTTGACTGAGAAAGTTGTTTCAGCTATGTGAGTCCTGATTTATGGACATCCAAAAAATACAAACACCTTACatcaaaatatcaattatatCAATCATTTATCTCTCCCCTCTACCTTCTTATTTCTCTCTAGATGTAGATATCCTTGAGTTtccaaatatatttctttttcctttagcGGATTAGTTATacctatattaataattttcgtTAGAATTAAACAGggtatatatatagtttaaaaCAACCAATAATGATATATGTTACGGGGTCTAGTAGCAACAATCATAAATTAACTACAAATAGGTGAAGTCCTAGCTTTATTCATTCCTTCATTCAACCAAGGGATATGTCCATCAACTAGAGTGAAGGAGGTATGCTTCATATCTTAACATTAAAAGGCTCCAATCGTCAGCTATCATTTGCaggaattaatttctttaaatgcaTAGAACACGAAACCAATGTGTTATGATACACTTTTAAAAGAGTGATGTTCTTTGTACaagagaaaattttataaaaatttctttacactcatttattttattataatatatatatatatatatatattaattacctattttattccctatttctttctcttttttctatcTCTGACtctttgtataaattgttttaagATTCAGTActtcttttaaaatttcgatttacatttttttatgcagAAGTTAATACAAAGAGGGAAGAGAAAACGTTATATatgttcatgttttttttgttacatacttTCACTGAAACTTTAATTGTTGGTTTTATGGTTGCatttcttaataattattttctactGGTAtacttttttcatatatattcgTTGACTTTAATTTGTTTCTGTTGCTGTTCGGTAGGTTGAAGATTTTCATGTCAGTCTGTTTGGTCAAGAAATTCTTGTTACATGATGTTTAGTTCATCTCTCTTCATTGatgataaatatttcaattgttAAAATTTTGCACACTTTTCTGTTGCATGCATGAACTTATATGATGACACTCTATgcgtttaaattttgaaaatgctaTATAGCCAGAAAAAAATTGACtggttttatttttgaatttactGAGATTTGAGGCAATGGGTCAAACTATTCAAAATGACAAACCATTCATCTATTCAAGAGTCAACAGTAATTTCAActcatttgacaaaaaaaaaatacactgcAAAATATCAGTAAATTAGTTACTAATGTAACTTGCTTTTTTTCTAAGTAATTCTGAGGTCACAAAAATTttagtaacaattttttaaaaaaaattacttataaataatttcgttaccaattttaatttttcttttatttatatgttatcTAATGTGTTACATAGAATTTCATAATAGAGCTTTTATGTCTTAAGCATGGtgcttgtttattttcttttatgaattACTCTTTCTCATATTATATATCAcactttttaaacttatttatcctatattgttttatattatcgCAAGGGATTTTagtaatgaaaaagaaaaacagaaaattttCATTGTTGGAAAATGGAGCAATTATGTTGGTGAAGTTTGCAGTTAAATTTGATTCATCTACTTTATTACAATTTGGTAGTATTTTTCCTATGCATTTCTTGCATTTAATAGTTTATACTAGTttggaagagttacatttttttataagcataAGTGGATATCATTGAAATATTGTAACCAAAGTCAACACAAGTCAAGAAATCCAAAATCAAGTGAATTTCTTAGATTGTTTAAGCTGGTGTTCTCCCTCCTCTttctatcttcattttttttttccttcattcaTTATACAAGAAAAAGTACAGGGAAATTGAGAAAGTGTATAATAAAAGGGTAAAATGTAATTTATCCAATTCCAATCATTCAACGATCAATATTAaacaatacttttttattaacctaaataagtattaaaaaaaggataaagggtgaataaaataaatgtataattcAAAATCAACATGATGTTATATGAAcgattttttataagaaagaaGCTTGCACTATTAACTTTATAGCGTAATTAACTTTGATTTGTTGGAAAGAAAATTgcaaattttctctcttttaactcctttacatattttatatatgctAGTATACTAgtttatcaattaatatcaCTTTGCATGTCACAACATTCAAACTATAACTTAATTGAAATATTAGACTCTTCATCACCTGATCATGTGTAACACGTAATGCAATAGATTTATGGATTAATATTGGAACTTTAATTGACTTCTTAAAACTATAACTCTAAACAACTGTAAGTTCTTAGAATGAGAAATGCATGCATATAAAAATTCTACTAACCTAAAGATTTATGAACATGACGAAAtgagataattaaattaaatacatcAAGTTAATTAATTGCTTTTTCCATTTCCAAGGCAGTTgttggtaaaagaaaaaaaaaattgcttccgCGATATAATATGATTGGTTGGTATTCAGATGCAAATTAGTTCATTTCGTATTAAATGTgtagcatattttttttatcagcaaatatatatatatatatgaaaaaaaaaggtacaaGAAATACCCCAATGTACAAACCAAATGACCCATCCCTTGCATGAATACTCTAACTACAGGTAATAATATAGTTATGCCCATAACAACATAAATATAGTAAAACCGAAGTTTAGAGCCTATCCACCAGCCACATATATATGTAAACTGTTATAGTGCAGTGGAATTTCATGCAGttttgttgttatatagttttaagAGATGGGGTGGATTCATCATTATATGTAAACTGCAATTTATAATATGATTGGGAAGGTGTTTTAAATGTAGTGGATTAGCATGCGTTTTGTTATAATGGGCAACGGCAAATCCATCTCATTTGTACCTCAGATGAGTTAGATTCTTTAATAGAGAGTTTTATTTGAAACTCTATGTTATAATACTCAAATTATAATGATGTCTACTAGACATTGTGGATATAATGAAGTGCATGAGTCactgtttaaataaaaaaaacagtgaTATAAAGACACTTCTCGAtccctcacacacacacacacacctagCTCATTCCAAGCATCACCATTTTGGCTACTTTATTCATTTCTCTCTCTGTCTTTTGCTTATGCAAATCCATGACCCGCTCCTCCTAGGATGATCTGCATCAAACTTttctcttaaatattttataaatctttCATAGTGTTTAAACAAGAATGGAAGGAAAGGAAGGAAAaggttttatataatttttccttattttgtttAGGAACTTGGAGATAAACAGGAGAAAATGAGGAAGCCAAACTgtattctttcttatttttgtctctactttaatattatttgagaactttagagaaaggaaaaagtgatttataatatttaaacttctgacttttcctaaaataaaaatattttcttacattAACATTTAATATAAGTTGCATAAATTGTATTAACTCATTAGGGTCAGACTAGTAAAGAGAGTTGAGATATTATACATGAAATTATAAGTTTGAACCTAATAGGATCgtacaaaaaagaagaagaattgtATCATACTATCTTAAATTTAAGTGTTTTGATGTTTTTCTCCAtctcttcttttatatatatatatatatatatatatatatatatatatataactatttttccTTTCCTCCTTTCTTTTAACCAAACAATATTTGTGGGGAAAAAAGTTTTAAAGTACTCAACTGGAACAGTACTTTGGAGCCAATTTCAAAGAGCTATAATTATGGGTATGGCCAGATGTCTGTTTTCTTTGATCTTTATCACTATGATTCTGTTCCAAGTAGTGGTGTGGTTGCACGTGTTATATACTGATCTCATTGTTTCCTGAGAAATCTACTCCTGTCTCTTCCCTTTTCTTTAGTTTAATCGCCTATGCTTTTGAGCCTATCCATTAACCCTATTTGAAATTGTTGTATACATGAGGCTTTTGTACTTGAACCCTAAGGGTTGtcgcaaaatttattttaattagtaatatcTTCATATAATCGAGGATAGACAGTATATTTTATACGATATGTGTTCATTCGATTGGCTATTTTGAGTAAACCAGTTCCAGTTCCGGATAAAGCTGCTTTCTTTAATTTGTGCATATTGCGCTGGATCTGAAGATTATGGATTTGATTTGGTGGAAAATAAGAGTGATCATATTGAACGTGGAAAGAGTTAGTTACTCTGGATTATCCACTTAAAACGCACACACATGAGGCTTTATATATATGCTTTTTCAGGTGATTGCATGCCTGTCTATTGGTTGTTAAAATATTCTTCTATTAATGCAGCAGCCAGCAGGACACATGATCGAAAAACTTCTAAAGGAACTGTTTCAGTGTTAATAATTTCTACCAAGCGTATAGTATCCGTTATTTAGGGTAAATGTTTAAGTATGTGGGggagatataagattaatttagtGGAAAGAGAGATATTTAAGAGTTGaaaggaaatagaaaaaaaattatgagttttaattttttactaacattctaataaaaattaataattaatattgacttataaaagaaaaaatattttagcttaTGCATATTGCATGTTGCCTTATTGCATGTTGCCTttagggaaaaggaaaaaaaaataaaagctaaggaaatagaaaaaaaattatgagtttgAATCTTTTactaacattctaacaaaaattaataattaatattgacttataaaagaaaaaatgttctAGCTTATGCATATTGCATGTTGCCTttagggaaaaggaaaaaaaaaaagctaaggCACCATTAATATTTTTGGATTTATATGTTGTGAGAGAATGacaaattattaattcaaatttcaaattttaatttgtttaacttagtttttaatatgaaataagTGAAGGAATAAGGAAAGGtagagaaatgaaaagagaacaaGGCAAaggaaaacaattttaatttcctagCCTATTTTAGGATTTTGAAAgaaataggaagaaaaaaagaggattAATTTCCTCGATCTCTTTTATATACCCTCAAATGTctgattttttgttaatttatgaatatatagaataaataatgttaatttcctggatgtttaaaattaacattatttattttatatattcataaatgcTTAAGTTATATATTACGtagaaattcatgcatgcttaagttatatattaacattattCATATGAATGACTATATTTGTGAGTTGTGACATTATGCTTAGCTTGCGATACTTTAATTTCATATGTATTTACTATGTCATGCACGTATCACATTCACATGTAGTGCATAAAAAAGCTACTAGCTAGGATTGAGTTAGAGTTTGTGTACGTAGTTCAATTCAAATAAACTTCATTGCCACATTGTTACAAGAGAGAGatgcataaaattaaatttggtctTGTTGTTGAGGTTGCTCATTGCTTCTTCTATACATATTACTGTCTTTTGGGTCTTTTACATATATCACCAAATAATGACTCTATATTAATCTAGTATATGTGTCATGATTGCTTTGTAGTTTATATATTGTTTGTAGATTATACCATTGGTAATCTATTGTCAAGTCCTCTATAATTTCTGACTGTTTGTATTATAATGGAGCAAATAAATATTCATGCTGTTTTAATTTATAGCCCAAACCAAACTAGAAAAACCTACACACAATTTCTCTTCACTGTTTATAGCCAAATTCATGGTGATTAATTTTCTTGTTCCTTCTCCGGCTTGAAATaagtttgtttccttttttttaattccaacACTTAATAGCAGTACTCTAGATTTTCTCTGCAGTATAAACGCCTCTTAAATGTTCATATAAAATGTCACATCGCTTAAGTAACGAATGAGAGGATCGAGTGAGAGTAAAACAAGTTTTTAATTGAGTGTAAAATgaattagaattaaaaataagattaaaaattatgactCTCCAAAAGTTGGACCCTCGCGGTAATTGTGTGCACAATTTTTCTATGATTGATAAATTAACTGGTTCCTTGTTTGTACAATTCCGTGAAGGTGCAATGTTTTTCATGGTGGGACCATGGTTGAATGGGCATGCACACCAAACAGCCAAACGCATATTGGTTCATGATGGGCAAATgaacttaattaatttgtattggGTTTATGAATAACAATTTGTGTTTTCATGTGATAGATGAAGTTACTCATGGATCACCTGGAAAAGATCTTAGTAGGGTGAAGAAAGAGGCAATTGAGGGCAAGAGGATGGAAGTTCAAGAGCTGAAGGATAACCTT encodes the following:
- the LOC102662019 gene encoding homeobox protein knotted-1-like 6; the protein is MESSLYDFYYSATYSDESTMAPFAPSNKPVFGKEEDVSKVLRAKVASHPLFPHLLHAYMDCHKVGAPQDVAHLLEGIKGEHTSGVCQISESEGFLGTDPELDDFMGTFCDLLVKYKSDLLKPFNEATMFLNLMETQLHSICNNTPPQPDEVTHGSPGKDLSRVKKEAIEGKRMEVQELKDNLLRRYSGYITNLRHEFSKKKKKEKLPKEAKQILLSWWNVHFKWPYPTDADKVALAEWTGLDQKQVNNWFINQRKRHWKPTEEMHAEILDGLYGSLDE